A single genomic interval of Mucilaginibacter robiniae harbors:
- a CDS encoding RNA recognition motif domain-containing protein — MVKLFVSGFPLESTELELAQMIAPSGDISTIKIVRDKKTRICKGYAFVEMLTDEGAVKASAALDGLELEGRELTVKINVDQPVNPAITSRFRPRTGSYSRNMQQSPTNPVRAKRLRRPLQ; from the coding sequence ATGGTCAAGCTATTTGTCAGTGGCTTTCCCCTTGAAAGCACTGAGCTTGAACTGGCTCAAATGATTGCGCCATCTGGCGACATCTCCACGATTAAAATTGTTCGCGACAAAAAGACCCGGATTTGCAAGGGCTATGCCTTTGTCGAAATGCTTACCGATGAGGGTGCCGTTAAGGCCAGTGCCGCTTTGGACGGGCTTGAACTTGAAGGCCGGGAACTAACCGTTAAGATTAATGTAGACCAGCCTGTAAATCCTGCAATAACGTCAAGATTCCGGCCACGAACCGGTTCCTACTCTAGAAATATGCAACAGTCGCCTACGAATCCTGTTAGGGCTAAGCGACTCCGGCGACCACTTCAGTAA
- a CDS encoding glycoside hydrolase family 30 beta sandwich domain-containing protein, producing the protein MRRKLYLLFSITTALLALYSCKKDIHSSPTGTDDNNSTIARANESVSIWMTTGDQSKLLQQQGNVTFAADAGTNNTTITVNEGTTYQGIDGFGFTLTEGSAKLISGMSASAQSSLLTELFNASSGVGLSIVRIGIGATDLSEYSYSYRDGASFSLSGPDLTYTIPILKKILAINSSIKVLATPWSAPMWMKTNGSFTGGTLKAENYESYGQYWLDYMNAMKAQGITIWAITPQNEPLNANNEPSMTLTKENELGLINDYIGPKLRGAGFNCKIICYDHNCDNTDFPTYVASNSSYVDGSAFHLYAGDISALTTVKNATGKNVYFTEQYTGSNGSFAGDLSWHVQNVVIGSMNNWARTALEWNLASDPNSGPHTAGGSTNSKGALTINGSSVTRNVGYYIISHASKFVRPDAVRISSNNSGSIQTTAFKNSDGTKVLLALNNGSSTISFKVKWGSQSFTYSLPGGAVATFKWSGTQSSSSSIPIGQNVTLKGINNLYVSSENGTQAMNCNRSSASGWETFTVVDAGNGKIALQSQGKYVSSENGTQAITCNRTSISDWEKFDWMVNADGKISLRGNNDKYVSSENGTQAMTCNRTSISGWEAFGVNQ; encoded by the coding sequence ATGAGAAGAAAGCTTTATTTACTGTTTTCAATTACAACAGCGCTTTTAGCGTTGTATTCCTGTAAAAAAGATATCCATAGCTCACCAACCGGAACGGACGATAACAACTCAACTATTGCACGTGCCAACGAATCAGTGAGTATTTGGATGACTACCGGCGACCAAAGCAAGCTTTTGCAACAGCAAGGCAATGTAACTTTTGCTGCCGATGCGGGTACCAACAACACTACTATTACTGTAAACGAAGGCACTACCTACCAGGGTATTGATGGTTTTGGTTTTACATTAACTGAAGGTAGCGCCAAGTTAATCAGCGGCATGTCTGCTTCGGCACAAAGCTCTTTGCTTACTGAATTATTTAATGCATCAAGTGGCGTAGGATTATCTATTGTTCGTATTGGTATTGGTGCAACTGATTTAAGTGAATACTCATACTCTTATCGAGACGGAGCATCGTTCAGCTTATCTGGTCCAGACTTAACCTACACTATACCGATTTTAAAAAAGATATTGGCTATCAATTCAAGTATAAAAGTTTTAGCTACACCATGGTCGGCCCCGATGTGGATGAAAACTAATGGTTCTTTTACCGGTGGTACACTTAAAGCAGAAAATTATGAAAGTTACGGTCAGTATTGGCTGGATTACATGAATGCCATGAAGGCGCAAGGTATAACTATTTGGGCTATAACACCGCAAAATGAACCCTTAAATGCTAACAATGAACCTAGCATGACGCTTACTAAGGAAAATGAACTTGGATTAATTAATGATTACATAGGGCCTAAGTTGCGTGGAGCAGGATTTAATTGTAAAATTATATGCTATGATCACAACTGCGATAACACCGACTTTCCGACTTATGTAGCTAGCAATAGTTCTTATGTTGATGGTTCGGCGTTTCACTTGTATGCAGGTGATATATCAGCCTTAACTACAGTGAAAAATGCTACAGGTAAAAATGTATATTTTACAGAGCAATATACTGGATCTAACGGTAGCTTTGCGGGCGATTTATCCTGGCATGTTCAAAATGTTGTTATAGGTTCTATGAACAACTGGGCACGAACTGCTTTAGAATGGAATTTAGCCAGCGATCCTAATTCTGGGCCTCATACGGCTGGCGGAAGTACCAATTCTAAAGGTGCACTTACTATTAACGGTAGCTCAGTTACCCGAAATGTAGGTTATTACATCATTTCACATGCATCAAAGTTTGTTCGTCCTGATGCGGTACGTATTTCTTCAAACAACTCTGGTAGCATTCAAACAACTGCTTTCAAAAACAGTGATGGTACTAAGGTGTTATTGGCTTTAAATAATGGCTCATCAACCATATCTTTCAAAGTAAAATGGGGTAGCCAATCATTTACTTATTCCTTACCGGGTGGCGCAGTAGCTACATTCAAATGGTCGGGTACACAATCTTCTTCTTCATCAATACCTATCGGACAAAACGTTACCCTAAAAGGCATCAACAATTTATATGTAAGCAGTGAAAATGGTACTCAGGCTATGAACTGTAATCGATCATCAGCATCTGGCTGGGAAACTTTTACGGTGGTTGATGCCGGCAATGGTAAAATCGCGCTGCAATCGCAAGGTAAATATGTATCTTCAGAAAACGGTACACAAGCTATTACTTGTAATCGAACTTCCATAAGCGACTGGGAAAAGTTTGATTGGATGGTAAATGCAGATGGCAAAATATCGTTAAGAGGAAACAATGACAAATATGTATCTTCCGAAAATGGTACGCAAGCCATGACCTGCAATCGTACATCTATATCAGGATGGGAAGCTTTTGGGGTTAATCAATAA
- a CDS encoding DUF6624 domain-containing protein: protein MKSLLITLLCFTGLIAQAQNPFNSTLKKQLDSVMILDQKYRDTLTWLMTPDKVTAITKSLGISSSQAINYYSKLQKNIDSANTVFVEAIFNRYGYPGKSLVGDSTSEAAWYVIQHSKKIDNYIPVIKKAAEAHELTFRLYAMLLDRYLMNNNQEQVYGSQMSMRTLKATQKNEWIVWPIKDPKRVNALRKKAGFKDTVEDNAANLDVKYKVIRLDEIVM, encoded by the coding sequence ATGAAATCCCTACTCATCACTTTATTGTGCTTTACCGGCCTCATTGCACAGGCACAAAACCCCTTTAATTCCACTTTAAAAAAGCAACTGGATAGCGTGATGATTCTAGACCAAAAGTACCGCGATACTTTAACCTGGTTAATGACTCCTGATAAGGTCACTGCCATAACAAAAAGTTTAGGAATAAGCAGCAGTCAGGCTATTAATTATTACAGTAAGCTGCAAAAAAATATCGATTCTGCTAACACCGTTTTTGTTGAAGCTATATTTAATCGTTACGGCTATCCAGGTAAAAGCCTAGTCGGAGATAGTACCAGTGAGGCAGCTTGGTATGTTATACAGCATAGTAAAAAGATTGATAATTATATCCCAGTAATTAAAAAAGCTGCTGAGGCACATGAATTGACTTTCCGTCTATACGCCATGCTGCTTGACCGCTACCTGATGAATAACAACCAAGAGCAGGTATACGGTAGCCAAATGAGTATGCGTACTTTGAAAGCTACACAAAAGAACGAGTGGATAGTATGGCCAATAAAAGACCCAAAACGAGTAAATGCACTCCGCAAAAAAGCAGGTTTTAAAGATACCGTAGAAGACAATGCAGCAAACCTTGATGTAAAATATAAAGTAATAAGGCTGGATGAAATTGTGATGTAA
- a CDS encoding TolC family protein — MRIKLFFTLLAIVPLCTSAQSTWTLKSCIEYGLKNNRSNVVYANEKKAADARAKEALAAYLPSVSLNGELDNNLKPQVTVIPAGIFSPTDIRVAFTKKFNTTATAQLDQTLYDQSLLNGLKANKYNKQQAELNQQQNDENIIYNISTAYYQIFVYREQLALQRSDQENYRKQMEILGLQVKKGVTLQKDLDKVTVDYNNSLSQTRVAESNLALAENQLKYEMGYPISGSLPVDSTAASTEFSLVPMADSASFLASKRTDYKLSELDVKLYSIDESRIKAGIYPKLTAFARYGSTGFANYLGPALSNQIPFAIVGLKLNFPILDFFKRNAQYNQAKYKRLNAVETLKLNEGKYQVEFENARTKLIKQQGDIDNNKRNIELAKSVFAVTNLQYQKGTTDLTDWLNSQNSLKEAQNNYLNSLYNFLLARMDLEKAAGTLKTFYSSL, encoded by the coding sequence ATGAGAATAAAACTTTTTTTTACGCTTCTTGCCATTGTACCCCTATGCACTTCAGCGCAGTCCACTTGGACACTGAAATCATGCATTGAGTATGGCTTGAAAAACAATCGCAGCAACGTAGTATATGCCAATGAAAAAAAGGCGGCTGATGCTAGGGCAAAGGAGGCGTTAGCGGCCTATTTGCCTTCCGTAAGCTTAAATGGTGAACTTGATAATAACCTAAAGCCACAAGTAACGGTTATTCCGGCTGGTATATTCAGCCCTACAGATATTCGTGTAGCTTTCACCAAAAAGTTTAACACTACTGCTACTGCACAGCTGGATCAAACGCTTTATGACCAGTCATTACTTAATGGGCTTAAAGCAAACAAGTACAATAAACAGCAAGCTGAACTAAATCAGCAGCAAAATGATGAAAATATCATTTACAATATTAGTACAGCTTACTACCAAATTTTTGTTTACCGTGAACAACTGGCACTACAACGTAGCGATCAGGAGAACTACCGTAAACAGATGGAGATTCTTGGCTTGCAGGTAAAAAAGGGTGTTACGTTGCAAAAAGATCTGGATAAAGTTACGGTAGATTATAACAATTCGTTGTCGCAAACCCGGGTGGCTGAAAGTAACTTGGCACTTGCCGAAAATCAGCTCAAGTATGAGATGGGTTATCCTATATCAGGTAGCCTGCCCGTAGATAGTACTGCTGCCAGCACAGAGTTCAGTTTGGTTCCTATGGCAGATAGCGCTTCATTTTTAGCAAGTAAACGTACAGATTACAAACTGTCAGAACTGGATGTAAAGCTTTATTCCATAGATGAAAGTCGTATTAAGGCGGGTATTTACCCAAAACTAACGGCATTTGCCCGATATGGTTCAACCGGGTTTGCTAATTACCTGGGCCCGGCCTTATCAAACCAAATACCATTTGCAATTGTAGGCTTGAAGCTTAACTTTCCAATACTTGATTTTTTTAAGCGAAATGCGCAATATAATCAGGCTAAGTATAAACGATTAAATGCAGTTGAAACACTGAAGCTGAATGAAGGTAAATACCAGGTAGAGTTTGAAAATGCTCGTACCAAGCTGATTAAGCAGCAAGGTGATATTGATAACAACAAGCGAAATATTGAACTGGCAAAATCCGTGTTTGCAGTTACAAACTTACAATATCAAAAAGGTACAACTGACCTAACCGATTGGTTGAATTCACAGAATTCGTTGAAAGAAGCACAGAACAACTATCTTAATTCATTATATAATTTTCTGCTGGCCAGAATGGATCTTGAAAAAGCCGCAGGAACGTTAAAGACATTTTATTCTTCTCTATAA
- a CDS encoding sensor histidine kinase, translated as MIFTNEILQKTKLENEQFKQAHLRAQLISLQQQISPHFLFNSLSTLKTITHESDTKNFVVQLSHVYRYLLNFNNHQVTKLSEELKFIRSYLYILHQRFEGSLDITIEVPDNYHNCLIPPLSIQLLVENAIKHNIVSPDMPLGILIHVNDKQELIIENTLQPKKSPVESTGLGLQNINDRFRLLFNKEININKANGTFTVILPLISYEHYYH; from the coding sequence ATGATTTTTACTAATGAGATTCTGCAAAAAACAAAGTTGGAAAACGAGCAGTTCAAGCAAGCTCATCTACGTGCACAGCTTATTTCCTTACAGCAGCAAATTAGCCCCCATTTTTTATTTAATTCACTAAGTACTTTAAAAACCATCACGCACGAAAGTGACACTAAAAACTTTGTAGTACAGCTGTCCCATGTTTATCGTTACCTGCTCAATTTTAACAATCATCAGGTAACTAAACTTTCTGAAGAGCTGAAGTTTATCCGATCATACCTGTATATTCTTCATCAGCGTTTTGAAGGTTCACTTGATATTACTATTGAGGTACCCGACAATTACCACAATTGCTTGATTCCACCGTTATCTATTCAGCTTTTGGTTGAAAATGCAATAAAACATAACATCGTTTCGCCCGATATGCCGCTCGGTATTCTCATTCATGTAAATGATAAACAGGAACTTATTATTGAAAACACTCTTCAGCCTAAAAAATCTCCGGTTGAAAGTACCGGATTAGGTTTGCAAAATATCAATGATAGGTTTCGCTTGTTGTTTAACAAAGAAATCAACATTAATAAGGCTAATGGAACTTTCACGGTCATTTTACCACTAATTAGCTATGAACATTATTATCATTGA
- a CDS encoding DUF5712 family protein, whose translation MFINITDNKEAANKGSSGGLVHYLEKENRLDFKGQQPEYWFNGQGLRIEPYEVKAKIDGNVAKLGRDDAKFFLVNISPSQKEIAFLIEQYGEDGAREQMKGFAIRVMDAYAQNFNRGGVNSHDDLVWFAKLENHRYYSYKDPEVGQGLKQRGERKEGEQMHVQVIVSRKDATNKIKLSPMNTSRGKNAEHSRKMGQFDRVAFKQSGETLFDSLFSFDRQLKDTMAYANVQKNGDLAEREQVGVLNSGASQNKEGRSDASELAEGVAEGLLKATGDMLATVGKTAASFIEATLEPLYMPGANIVPDHDDGQRKKRKKKSLGQQYRR comes from the coding sequence ATGTTTATCAATATCACGGACAACAAGGAAGCTGCCAATAAAGGCAGCAGCGGCGGGCTGGTGCATTACCTCGAAAAGGAGAACCGGCTTGATTTTAAAGGGCAGCAGCCGGAATACTGGTTCAATGGACAAGGGCTCAGGATCGAACCTTACGAGGTCAAAGCAAAGATCGATGGTAATGTTGCCAAGCTGGGCAGAGACGATGCCAAGTTCTTCCTGGTCAATATTAGTCCTAGCCAGAAAGAGATTGCTTTTCTGATTGAGCAGTACGGTGAGGATGGTGCCAGGGAGCAAATGAAAGGGTTTGCCATTAGGGTGATGGATGCCTACGCGCAGAACTTCAACCGGGGCGGGGTTAACAGCCATGATGACCTGGTATGGTTCGCCAAGCTGGAAAACCATCGTTATTACAGCTACAAAGACCCGGAGGTGGGGCAAGGGTTGAAACAGCGCGGTGAACGAAAGGAAGGCGAACAAATGCATGTTCAGGTCATTGTCAGCCGTAAGGATGCCACGAATAAGATAAAGCTTAGCCCGATGAACACCTCCCGGGGAAAGAACGCGGAGCACTCCAGGAAGATGGGCCAGTTTGACCGGGTGGCTTTCAAGCAGAGCGGTGAGACACTTTTTGATAGTTTGTTTTCGTTCGACCGGCAGCTTAAAGACACCATGGCCTATGCCAATGTACAGAAGAACGGCGACCTGGCGGAGCGGGAGCAGGTGGGCGTATTAAATTCAGGTGCGTCGCAGAATAAAGAGGGTAGGTCGGACGCAAGCGAACTTGCCGAGGGTGTTGCTGAAGGGTTGTTGAAGGCTACCGGCGACATGCTGGCAACAGTAGGCAAGACAGCGGCTAGTTTTATAGAGGCAACGCTGGAACCGCTGTACATGCCGGGGGCGAATATCGTTCCTGATCATGACGACGGGCAAAGGAAAAAAAGAAAGAAAAAGTCCCTAGGGCAGCAGTACAGGCGTTAA
- a CDS encoding LytR/AlgR family response regulator transcription factor: MNIIIIEDELRTAKDLKATLENIDPEIIIVDILTSVAAAIKWFREYPAPDLIFSDIQLGDGLSFEIFKEIKIETPVVFCTAFDEYAINAFESNSIDYLLKPIEEDMVERSLQKFKRIKEHYSGSSYTTNLNKVVLQLDNKYKQSFLIHHGEKITPVKVNELAFVYAANGIVTLHTFDNHDYVMQCTIDQMESMLNPQNFFRANRQFILNRNVIQNIEHYFNRRLVVKLQCATPTKIIISRLKAQDFLSWLEQ, translated from the coding sequence ATGAACATTATTATCATTGAAGACGAGCTGCGCACGGCTAAAGACCTTAAGGCTACATTAGAGAACATTGATCCTGAAATTATTATTGTTGATATCCTGACGTCTGTTGCGGCTGCTATCAAGTGGTTTCGTGAGTACCCGGCTCCCGACCTTATTTTTTCTGACATACAGCTTGGTGATGGACTTAGCTTTGAAATATTTAAGGAAATAAAGATTGAAACACCTGTTGTTTTTTGTACAGCCTTTGACGAGTATGCTATCAATGCGTTTGAATCCAACAGCATAGATTACTTGTTAAAACCTATAGAGGAAGATATGGTGGAGCGAAGCTTGCAAAAGTTTAAACGTATCAAAGAACACTATTCTGGCAGTTCTTACACTACTAACCTGAATAAGGTTGTATTGCAATTGGATAATAAATACAAACAATCTTTTTTAATACATCATGGCGAAAAAATTACACCAGTAAAGGTTAATGAGCTTGCTTTTGTATATGCGGCCAACGGAATAGTTACCCTACATACGTTTGATAATCATGATTATGTTATGCAGTGTACCATTGATCAGATGGAATCCATGTTGAACCCACAAAATTTTTTTAGGGCTAATCGGCAGTTTATCCTTAACCGTAATGTAATTCAGAATATTGAACATTATTTCAATCGCAGATTAGTGGTTAAACTTCAATGTGCAACTCCTACAAAAATTATCATAAGTCGTCTTAAAGCTCAAGACTTTCTAAGCTGGTTAGAACAGTAA
- a CDS encoding helix-turn-helix domain-containing protein has product MAETLHIGRKIARIRELKGIKQEALAIDLGVTQQTVSNIEKSEKIEDEVLDKIAKALGVPADAVKNFSEEAVFNYFNSFHDSSTGDFRHHCTFNPIDKIVELYDEKVELLERLLASEREKVELLRNSK; this is encoded by the coding sequence ATGGCAGAGACACTACACATCGGACGCAAAATTGCACGTATCAGGGAACTTAAAGGGATCAAGCAGGAAGCATTGGCAATCGACTTGGGCGTTACCCAGCAAACCGTTTCCAACATTGAGAAAAGTGAAAAGATAGAGGATGAGGTGCTAGATAAAATCGCAAAAGCTTTGGGTGTACCAGCCGATGCCGTTAAAAATTTTAGCGAGGAAGCTGTATTTAATTACTTTAATAGCTTCCATGATAGCAGCACAGGCGACTTCAGGCATCATTGTACTTTCAACCCGATTGATAAAATTGTCGAACTATACGATGAGAAAGTAGAACTATTAGAGCGCCTTTTAGCCAGCGAACGCGAAAAGGTTGAACTACTTAGAAATTCTAAATAA
- a CDS encoding BfmA/BtgA family mobilization protein codes for MEDINVRSVRYPILVDQKFEKIAVKLGRTKRQVFIQMVDYFYKSKKDPIDLNDELLKNALIKNHQQYIGFIKSQENMLLIPIKTEMDRVSVSQGKIIERFNTQIIKANTDLLNNQNIHDQKLTAIGVNMEAVQKALKSKEALKSQFLYILDSYIKSRDAFGMMTSARDKEELITATKAQIGLL; via the coding sequence ATGGAAGACATCAATGTAAGATCAGTGAGATACCCTATTTTAGTTGATCAGAAGTTTGAAAAGATAGCCGTTAAACTTGGCCGCACGAAGCGCCAGGTCTTTATCCAGATGGTAGACTATTTTTACAAAAGCAAGAAAGACCCAATAGACTTGAATGATGAACTCCTCAAGAATGCACTGATAAAGAACCACCAGCAGTATATCGGCTTTATCAAAAGTCAGGAAAACATGCTGCTCATCCCTATCAAAACAGAAATGGACAGGGTGTCCGTCTCACAAGGAAAGATCATCGAACGCTTTAATACCCAAATAATCAAAGCTAATACCGACCTGCTGAATAACCAAAATATCCATGATCAAAAGCTTACTGCAATAGGAGTAAACATGGAAGCAGTACAGAAAGCGCTTAAAAGCAAAGAAGCCCTTAAGTCGCAGTTCCTATATATCCTGGACAGCTATATCAAGTCCCGCGATGCGTTTGGGATGATGACATCGGCCAGGGATAAAGAAGAACTGATCACAGCTACAAAAGCGCAGATCGGTTTATTATAA
- a CDS encoding HEPN domain-containing protein: MYIGTYAPWENAPKLLRHDEMINPLKVVIDFFEIDDMEGHAKHLKQWRDYAVRLEYYVNERNGPGMLLYVWEEHVRLMEAMFLLWHEHRNIVYRYKPPTAEQLAEERSTWDYFPMNLDDSWLANPYLVIQKFFETYDLAVYRDHLYEWLHMALTRTENRDPDLDAEEVITVYENILELYAAAWIICQRNSDRPHLKRKKVDISVPSGIPKLATSEPLEHLNIAEQVREASEIENKILTPLYPKPSPAGALGLQKLKEAILEGYPAVQLIVYLGCHAEPFTYYLLLLISEEEKTEEGQLCNAIEGHLQRLAHTHIILHKASSAKTSLIKGSRFWNMALSQGHLVYQSNSLQLEQTVTITKEVLVERAHFHWNYWGQQGHELLKGAAFYHEGGNYRQAAFLLHKATETILKAVIQAVLGYRIQMHNISRLLRLTLLFTESMKDVFQLDTPSGVKDFTFLKNAYAQAHYSKSFDPDQATIAALNDKITLLYSKAEAVYQCYLQQLEENL; encoded by the coding sequence ATGTACATAGGAACTTACGCCCCCTGGGAGAATGCGCCGAAACTGTTAAGGCACGATGAGATGATCAATCCGCTTAAGGTGGTTATCGACTTTTTTGAAATTGATGATATGGAAGGTCATGCCAAACACCTCAAGCAATGGCGTGACTACGCCGTAAGATTGGAGTACTATGTAAACGAGCGTAATGGCCCGGGCATGCTGCTTTACGTCTGGGAGGAACATGTTCGGCTGATGGAAGCCATGTTCCTGCTCTGGCATGAGCACCGCAATATTGTTTACAGGTATAAGCCGCCGACCGCTGAGCAGTTGGCCGAAGAACGAAGTACCTGGGATTACTTTCCAATGAACCTTGACGATAGCTGGCTGGCTAACCCATACCTGGTTATCCAAAAGTTCTTTGAGACCTACGATCTGGCTGTTTACCGCGATCACCTATATGAATGGCTGCATATGGCATTGACCCGGACGGAAAACCGCGACCCCGATTTGGATGCCGAAGAAGTAATCACAGTGTATGAAAACATCTTGGAGCTGTATGCGGCGGCATGGATTATTTGCCAGCGCAACAGTGACCGTCCGCACCTGAAAAGAAAAAAGGTGGACATATCGGTTCCATCCGGAATTCCTAAGCTGGCCACTAGCGAACCATTGGAACATCTCAATATTGCAGAGCAGGTAAGAGAAGCTTCAGAAATTGAAAACAAGATATTAACTCCGCTTTATCCAAAACCCAGCCCTGCGGGCGCTTTAGGATTGCAGAAGCTAAAGGAGGCCATTTTGGAAGGTTATCCTGCCGTTCAGCTCATCGTGTATTTAGGTTGCCACGCCGAGCCGTTTACCTACTACCTGCTGTTACTAATATCTGAGGAAGAAAAGACTGAAGAAGGACAATTGTGCAACGCCATAGAAGGGCACCTGCAAAGGCTTGCCCATACTCACATTATCCTGCACAAAGCTTCCAGTGCCAAAACAAGTCTAATAAAGGGAAGCCGGTTTTGGAACATGGCCTTAAGCCAGGGCCACTTAGTCTATCAGTCTAATAGTTTACAACTTGAGCAAACCGTTACCATCACGAAAGAGGTGCTTGTAGAGCGTGCGCATTTTCATTGGAACTATTGGGGCCAGCAAGGACACGAACTACTCAAAGGAGCAGCATTTTACCATGAGGGCGGCAATTATCGCCAGGCCGCCTTCCTGCTGCATAAAGCTACTGAGACTATACTTAAAGCGGTTATTCAAGCCGTTTTAGGTTACCGCATTCAGATGCACAACATCTCGCGGTTACTACGGCTGACCCTGCTTTTCACGGAAAGCATGAAAGACGTATTCCAGTTAGATACTCCGTCAGGAGTGAAAGACTTCACTTTTCTAAAGAACGCTTATGCACAGGCACACTACAGCAAATCTTTCGATCCTGACCAAGCAACCATTGCCGCCTTGAATGATAAAATAACCCTGCTTTACAGCAAAGCTGAAGCAGTTTATCAGTGCTACCTGCAACAACTTGAGGAAAACTTATAA
- a CDS encoding NAD(P)-dependent oxidoreductase, producing MLANHRGHRPQRQNRRHHGLGRVGQKLAPYAKAFDMKVIAWSEYLATEKAAEHGAVLVIKKSS from the coding sequence GTGCTGGCAAACCACCGTGGCCACCGACCTCAAAGGCAAAACCGTCGGCATCATGGCTTAGGCCGGGTAGGCCAAAAGTTAGCCCCCTATGCCAAAGCATTCGACATGAAAGTGATCGCTTGGAGTGAATACCTAGCCACCGAAAAAGCCGCCGAACACGGCGCTGTACTCGTAATTAAAAAAAGCTCCTAA
- a CDS encoding omptin family outer membrane protease, with amino-acid sequence MKILLPVVALILSWSSVQAQSGVPLVDLTLAGGYESANLHWAIAGNANGQSPNIYSELKWHSVSGTLLNPQLQINVTNKWFLAGEYAKCFVKAGHATDADYANDNREMQTYNALLDSDEGHLIDYRIYTGYQILLLNKFTLSAFAGYTTSKEYLFLLQHAEDVSGQKNLRSIYQTQWKGGLIGLSAVYQIFSKVNVRGILRYSQLKYHASADWNLIDAFQHPVSFEQHANGFDLGASLTCTYQFNHYLSLFVTGAYSKAQTGTGVDNLYLDFGSTRTTQLNGVDKQLKSFMLGTTVHF; translated from the coding sequence ATGAAAATACTTTTACCTGTTGTTGCTCTTATTTTAAGTTGGTCTTCTGTACAAGCACAAAGCGGGGTACCTTTAGTTGATTTAACACTAGCTGGCGGTTACGAGTCTGCTAACTTGCATTGGGCTATTGCTGGTAATGCAAATGGTCAGTCACCAAATATTTATTCTGAGCTTAAATGGCATTCGGTAAGTGGTACTTTGCTCAACCCTCAATTGCAAATTAATGTTACCAATAAATGGTTTTTAGCAGGTGAATATGCAAAATGCTTTGTTAAAGCAGGCCATGCTACTGATGCTGATTATGCTAATGATAACCGCGAGATGCAAACTTACAATGCGTTATTAGATAGTGATGAAGGCCATCTAATTGATTATCGTATTTATACAGGCTACCAAATTTTGTTATTGAATAAGTTTACATTATCTGCTTTTGCCGGATATACTACGAGTAAAGAATACTTGTTTTTGTTGCAACATGCAGAAGATGTTTCCGGCCAGAAAAATCTTCGTTCCATATACCAAACTCAATGGAAGGGTGGATTAATAGGTCTATCTGCTGTTTACCAAATTTTTTCTAAAGTGAATGTTCGAGGCATTTTAAGGTACAGCCAATTGAAATACCATGCTTCAGCCGACTGGAACTTAATAGATGCTTTCCAGCATCCCGTAAGCTTTGAGCAACATGCTAATGGCTTTGATTTAGGTGCATCTTTAACTTGCACCTACCAGTTTAATCATTATTTGTCTTTGTTTGTTACAGGAGCATACAGCAAGGCACAAACCGGAACTGGTGTTGATAATCTATATCTTGACTTTGGAAGTACTCGCACAACACAGCTCAATGGAGTAGATAAACAGCTTAAAAGTTTCATGTTGGGGACAACTGTGCATTTCTAA